ACAGGTTGCACTGCACACAGATGGCAGCTTTCTAATTCTCATCAGATTCCAAGAAGCGTTTACATGTCAGGGACCTAGTAAAGTGTGGCGACCCGGGTTCAAAATCTGCGAAGGGCATTGTACTGTCGTTGTTTGCTACAATATTATTATAGAATGCAAGCCTAATGTATAGAACCACCAACATGACTCTACACATCTCTCAAACCGATCATCTGGGAGAGGACACCAATTGATCCTGTGCTCCTCTCTTCCAGCTTATTGCAGCCCTGCACACCCTTTCTCACCACATCCTGTTCCATAACCTGACAGCGCCCGAGCAGATCCTTGTACTATTCCCCAAGTCATTCCACCCCAGCCTTAAGATCCTCATTACCAAGATTATGCTTGAGCACAGGTCTGTAGCCATTCCTCCCATGCTCACCAAGGACCACTTTCTCATGGTTCTTCAACGTACATGTCTAATTTTGGGAACTGAAATGGTGTCAAATGTTTGAAATACAGTTGCtgattttttttttgtagccCCACATGGAGAAATGAGGCTCTGTCTAATCAAAGTAAGCATGTTCTTTCATATTCCAGCTCTATTCTTTGAACTATCTGTTACTGAATGAGTGTGAACGTGTGGTACCAACCCTGACACTGCCCCAACTGTTGGTTGAATGTTCTCCAGTTTCGCTGCCCCATCTAGTGGAGATGGACTGGAGAGTCGACATGAAGACTGCATCTGACTCGGTCAGTCGCATGGCTGTGCCCACCTGCCTGGTGCACATGAAGGTATGCCAATGTGCGCCATGCACTGGTCTCAACAAACATGTGTTCTCCTCACCATAATATTAAAATTTTCTGCACTTTGTCACATACATCCAGTGAATAACATGGGCAGTGGCCCGCCGGagcctcaaatgttctactgcttgagctcctgcacCTCAGAATATTAGCTAAACGATTGTACTGGTCCCATTTCAGTCAGTCAAGCACTGCTTTACATCCATACATCACAAGCACTACAATAACATTTATAAATGTGTAGATGCTACAACTAGGGCTTGTTGAAGTTGGTCTGGGTATAAGTGACTGTCACTAACAGTGTGTTGCCATTGCAGGTGGAGGACTCCAGCTGTCTAAGGGGCAGTGGCGCTCTCTCATCGGTCACGGTGGAGTTGAGCAAGGAAACTCTGGACAC
This DNA window, taken from Oncorhynchus kisutch isolate 150728-3 linkage group LG22, Okis_V2, whole genome shotgun sequence, encodes the following:
- the commd9 gene encoding COMM domain-containing protein 9 isoform X2; the encoded protein is MAAISDEHFSSLQILLKAPSKDAVRQLCADSFPSGAPESWRLAESTAGTLSVSAIEAKELIAALHTLSHHILFHNLTAPEQILVLFPKSFHPSLKILITKIMLEHSPTWRNEALSNQISLPHLVEMDWRVDMKTASDSVSRMAVPTCLVHMKVEDSSCLRGSGALSSVTVELSKETLDTMLDGLGRIRDQLSVVAGK
- the commd9 gene encoding COMM domain-containing protein 9 isoform X1, with the protein product MSTHYHEWEKAPSKDAVRQLCADSFPSGAPESWRLAESTAGTLSVSAIEAKELIAALHTLSHHILFHNLTAPEQILVLFPKSFHPSLKILITKIMLEHSPTWRNEALSNQISLPHLVEMDWRVDMKTASDSVSRMAVPTCLVHMKVEDSSCLRGSGALSSVTVELSKETLDTMLDGLGRIRDQLSVVAGK
- the commd9 gene encoding COMM domain-containing protein 9 isoform X3, with the translated sequence MAAISDEHFSSLQILLKLIAALHTLSHHILFHNLTAPEQILVLFPKSFHPSLKILITKIMLEHSPTWRNEALSNQISLPHLVEMDWRVDMKTASDSVSRMAVPTCLVHMKVEDSSCLRGSGALSSVTVELSKETLDTMLDGLGRIRDQLSVVAGK